In the genome of Lichenicola cladoniae, the window ATATTTAAATACGATTTAACGCTTTTTAGTGCTCTAGCGTCCATTGGTTTAGCCTTTTCAAGTTCTAGCTGATTGTACGGGACATAAGTCGTTTTACCTGTGTTGCTGACCACTGCGGCTTGCCGGCCGGAGTAAGTATGCCTCGAGCGTGCAACTCCAACGCTATGGCACGAAGGCTACTGGCGCCCTCGGCCTGCACTTAGCGGACCACAGCAAGCACGTCTTGCGCTCGATCTGCTACCTGGCGGCTACGGGCTAAGCGCGCCGCTGCCGCCATTACAGAGGTAGCCGGAAGAAGAGACGGATTGCCAAGACGGACGCCCCGCGCTTTGGCAACAGCTAAGGCCGCCCGCGTACGTTGGCTGATCAATCCGGCTTCCAGCTCAGCAACCGCCGCCATCTGCGTGATGAGAAATTTGCCAATCGGCCCGGCCGGCACTGTCGGAAGGTCACAGAATATGACACCGGCCTCGCCGCTGCCCTCCACCACGGACAATAGGAAGCGCGCGTTGCGCGCCAGCCGATCCAACTTGGCGATTACCAGCACGGCCCGGCGAGCCCGGCATGCCACGAGGGCAGCCGCAAGCTGCGGCCGGTCGGTGCGTTTGCCGCTCTCCCACTTCCTGGAATTCCACCACCAGCTCGCCGCCGGCCTGGGTGACGTGTGCGGCCACCGCCTGGCGCTGCGCCTCGAGGCCAAGGCCGGATCGCCCCTGGCTGTCGGTCGAGACGCGGAGATAGCTGACGAAACGAGCGTGGATGGGGGTCAAGCCCTGACTCTAGGAAGGCCTGTAACACTCTGTCAAACGGACATTTGACAGAGTGATACACTTCAGACGCCGCCAGCATCTAGTAATTGGACAACAAGTGTTTCGGTTTAAGCACCTAGCCTAGCAGATGTTCGATTGGCTTTATGTCTGTGGGACCGAAACCTCCCAAGGCAGCCATCCTACGAACCCCTTTTAGAGCCGACTCACGATCTCTGGCTGGCGGTGCCGGAACACGGGTTAACCCTTTTGCGTATTCCTCACATGCCAGTTGCAGCGTTCCTTGCCCCAGCGCAATTTCACCAGCCGAAAAGTCGGTCCAGTACGAAATTGGCTGCTTTTCCTGTGCTTTACGAACACCTTGTAATGCCCGGTCAAATAAGTTTTTGGCGTCGAAGGTGTCCGCTGCAGCCAAAGCGAGCGAGGCCGCGTTTACTGCACAGTAATAATCAGATGCGTTCGCGTCAGTTGCTCGCCTGTATGCAACTCGTGCGGCAGACAGATCCAGAGGGTCTCTACTATTTTCCCATATTTCTCTGAGAACTCGTCCCTCCAATCCAGCAATCTCGGGATTACTCGCCAGTGCTGCATCGAGTGCGACTAATTGCGTAATAGTTTGAAGCGCTTTATCGCGATTATGACAATGCAATAATCCTAAAGCTTTGCGATGAAGCAAATCAATATCATCAGGCGCGAGTTCAAGACCAAAATTGGTCTCCTCAATAGCTGCCTGAAAATGCTTTTCATCTAGCATAATTTTGCTAAGAACATCGTGAAGCTGAACATTCATAGGTCTAAAAGGTTGGCCAAATGTTGCATACATTCGTGCACGAGTAGCGTACACCTCGCCACTTCTTCCTGACTGGACTAATGCTTCTATCCTCGTTCTCCAAAGGATCATGTTTTCGGCAGTATGAGCACGTCGCGGCCGATGCGCTGCGACGGCGTCCATGTAGCGGTCGATCGGCGTTGCCCAAAGGTTCCGTTGCGGTGTTAGACCAGCTTGCTGCAGGAGGCGCTCACATACCTCGATGACGGCATCCTTAGAGTCACCCATGTAAACATTAAAGCTTGCAAGAGGGTTCGCAAGATCGCC includes:
- a CDS encoding toll/interleukin-1 receptor domain-containing protein; its protein translation is MPLAVLISHAHDERLLAEAWKALLSTVSQGAIAPWYSSDRQPDGGMQIGEEWREHLRREIQKTDYILAVLSPQSRDRPWILYECGLAAGIAQEKKNINGQHNLTGVVIPILYSMTAGDLANPLASFNVYMGDSKDAVIEVCERLLQQAGLTPQRNLWATPIDRYMDAVAAHRPRRAHTAENMILWRTRIEALVQSGRSGEVYATRARMYATFGQPFRPMNVQLHDVLSKIMLDEKHFQAAIEETNFGLELAPDDIDLLHRKALGLLHCHNRDKALQTITQLVALDAALASNPEIAGLEGRVLREIWENSRDPLDLSAARVAYRRATDANASDYYCAVNAASLALAAADTFDAKNLFDRALQGVRKAQEKQPISYWTDFSAGEIALGQGTLQLACEEYAKGLTRVPAPPARDRESALKGVRRMAALGGFGPTDIKPIEHLLG
- a CDS encoding recombinase family protein, coding for MQAEGASSLRAIALELHARGILTPAGKPQWSATQVKRLMSRTIS
- a CDS encoding recombinase family protein — translated: MACRARRAVLVIAKLDRLARNARFLLSVVEGSGEAGVIFCDLPTVPAGPIGKFLITQMAAVAELEAGLISQRTRAALAVAKARGVRLGNPSLLPATSVMAAAARLARSRQVADRAQDVLAVVR